A single genomic interval of Flavobacteriales bacterium harbors:
- a CDS encoding S41 family peptidase encodes MRDPRTINPALPLLLSLALVAGLFIGHGMRREHMPLPALFVARGTSPSDKVDQVLDLIDRQYVDTVAKTQLVEEVIQDLLQRLDPHSYYISAAELRAAQEPLEGSFEGIGVEFAIQHDTVVVIAPVEGGPSAALGIRAGDRIVAADGAAMTGMDITNEQVMERLRGPGGSSVTVSIVRKGQARPFEVTIHRGKIPITSVAASLLRPDGTGYIKLVRFARTTHQEFVDAARSLQKAGMKRLVLDLRGNGGGYLNAAIELADEFLPEGRMIVYTQGRSHPRQDYRATRNGLLETMPLAVLIDEGSASASEILAGAVQDNDRGTIVGRRSFGKGLVQEHLDLPDHSAVRLTTARYYTPSGRSIQRPYGEGIDYADDLAERFDHGEMLYADSAQVDSTQVFRTMGGRIVYGGGGITPDLFVAADTAGTTRFLNELFFSGSLNQFAFDVVDRDRARFEAFGDPLVFRDRFRMDDRLWADLLAHAAREGIADRPAERVRSAQAIEQRLKAGIARNVWGNEGFYRILLDSDSIFLKADEQLRTGG; translated from the coding sequence ATGAGGGACCCTCGCACGATCAACCCCGCCTTACCGCTCCTGCTCAGCCTGGCGCTGGTGGCCGGTCTGTTCATCGGCCACGGCATGCGCCGGGAACACATGCCCCTGCCCGCCCTCTTCGTGGCCCGCGGCACCAGCCCTTCGGACAAGGTGGACCAGGTGCTCGACCTCATCGACCGCCAGTACGTGGACACCGTGGCCAAGACGCAGCTCGTGGAGGAGGTGATCCAGGACCTGCTGCAACGCCTCGACCCGCACAGCTACTACATCAGCGCCGCCGAACTGCGCGCCGCCCAGGAACCCCTGGAGGGCAGCTTCGAGGGCATCGGGGTGGAGTTCGCCATCCAGCACGATACCGTGGTGGTGATCGCCCCGGTGGAAGGCGGGCCCAGCGCGGCACTGGGCATCCGGGCCGGCGACCGCATCGTCGCCGCCGACGGAGCAGCCATGACGGGCATGGACATCACCAACGAGCAGGTGATGGAGCGTTTGCGCGGCCCCGGCGGCAGCTCGGTCACCGTCTCCATAGTCCGCAAGGGCCAGGCACGTCCCTTCGAGGTCACCATCCACCGGGGAAAGATCCCCATCACCAGCGTGGCCGCCAGCCTGCTGCGCCCCGACGGCACCGGCTACATCAAGCTGGTGCGCTTCGCCCGGACCACGCATCAGGAGTTCGTGGACGCCGCCCGTTCCCTGCAGAAGGCGGGCATGAAGCGTCTGGTGCTCGACCTGCGCGGCAATGGCGGCGGCTACCTCAACGCGGCCATCGAGCTCGCCGACGAGTTCCTGCCAGAAGGCCGGATGATCGTGTACACGCAGGGCCGCTCCCACCCCCGGCAGGACTACCGCGCCACGCGGAACGGACTGTTGGAGACAATGCCGCTGGCCGTGCTCATCGACGAGGGCAGCGCCAGCGCCAGCGAGATCCTGGCCGGTGCGGTGCAGGACAACGACCGGGGGACCATCGTGGGCCGGCGGTCGTTCGGCAAGGGGCTGGTACAGGAACACCTCGACCTTCCCGACCACAGCGCCGTGCGGCTCACCACCGCACGCTACTACACCCCGAGCGGTCGCAGCATCCAACGGCCATATGGGGAGGGGATCGACTATGCCGACGACCTGGCCGAGCGCTTCGACCATGGCGAGATGCTGTACGCCGACAGCGCCCAGGTGGACTCCACGCAGGTGTTCCGCACCATGGGCGGCCGCATCGTATACGGCGGCGGTGGGATCACCCCGGACCTGTTCGTGGCCGCGGATACCGCCGGCACGACCCGCTTCCTGAACGAGCTCTTCTTCAGCGGCTCGTTGAACCAGTTCGCGTTCGACGTGGTGGACCGCGACCGGGCGCGGTTCGAGGCCTTCGGAGACCCGCTGGTGTTCCGCGACCGTTTCCGGATGGACGACCGGCTCTGGGCCGACCTCCTGGCCCATGCGGCCCGGGAGGGCATCGCCGACCGACCCGCAGAGCGTGTCCGCAGCGCACAGGCCATTGAGCAGCGGCTCAAGGCCGGGATCGCCCGGAACGTGTGGGGCAACGAAGGCTTCTACCGCATCCTGCTGGACAGCGACAGCATCTTCCTGAAGGCGGACGAGCAGTTGCGCACCGGCGGTTGA
- a CDS encoding type IX secretion system membrane protein PorP/SprF produces the protein MRATLLLLTVLFAALLRAQQVPQYSQNVLNYFNINPAVAGSKDCIDVRLGFRKQWVGFENAPTTGWASVHATIRNKKKPYLKGKHGIGGYVEADDTGPLGYTLINLAYAYHVRMNKDHYLAMGTFLGVKQQKFDVGQTLVADFNDPVLASRSSSFVFPIISPGIWLYSKTYWAGLSVHQLLNNRVPGIGVDSRLSPHYFLSAGYRWRIGRKTSVTPNALIKLSRGSPMAMDINAMLEWNRVLGIGVSYRNQDAVVAMVKFGFLKFFTLGYAYDITTSKLKAASSNTHEVILGITPCIPVDPSKRIVSCPIFE, from the coding sequence ATGAGGGCGACCCTGCTGCTGCTGACCGTGCTCTTCGCCGCGTTGTTGCGGGCGCAGCAGGTGCCGCAGTACTCGCAGAACGTGCTCAACTACTTCAACATCAACCCGGCGGTGGCGGGCAGCAAGGACTGCATCGATGTGCGGCTGGGCTTCCGCAAGCAATGGGTGGGCTTCGAGAACGCGCCCACCACGGGCTGGGCCAGCGTGCATGCCACCATCCGCAACAAGAAGAAGCCCTACCTCAAGGGCAAGCACGGCATCGGTGGTTATGTGGAGGCCGACGATACCGGTCCGCTGGGCTACACGCTGATCAACCTGGCCTACGCCTACCATGTGCGGATGAACAAGGACCATTACCTGGCCATGGGCACCTTCCTCGGGGTGAAGCAGCAGAAGTTCGATGTGGGGCAGACGCTGGTGGCGGACTTCAACGACCCGGTGCTGGCCAGCAGGAGCTCCTCGTTCGTGTTCCCCATCATCTCGCCCGGCATCTGGCTGTACAGCAAGACCTACTGGGCAGGCCTCAGCGTGCACCAGCTGCTGAACAACCGCGTGCCCGGCATCGGGGTCGATTCGCGGCTGAGCCCGCACTATTTCCTGAGCGCAGGCTATCGCTGGCGCATCGGCCGAAAGACCTCGGTGACGCCCAATGCCCTGATCAAGCTTTCGCGCGGTTCGCCGATGGCCATGGACATCAACGCCATGCTGGAGTGGAACCGCGTGCTGGGCATCGGGGTTAGCTACCGCAACCAGGACGCGGTGGTGGCCATGGTGAAGTTCGGCTTCCTCAAGTTCTTCACCCTGGGCTACGCGTACGACATCACCACCTCCAAGCTGAAGGCCGCCAGCAGCAACACGCACGAGGTGATCCTGGGCATCACGCCCTGCATCCCGGTCGATCCCAGCAAGCGCATCGTCAGCTGCCCCATCTTCGAATAG
- a CDS encoding T9SS type A sorting domain-containing protein, translated as MSYTFSRLFRSLATTLVAGSFSASVMAQSNVWLADGTVWMEGYWCCPPGTPTCGDMVKDRRVVDGDTLINGHLYKKVYQSSLIIEKDCGVPPGTCVGTVIVDDHGVPSLFLRDTLGSMYRLVNGVEHLLYDMDLEVGDTVVQTVMWPWPSAVVLSIDSVVVQGSFRRRFQTGQFSLIEGVGWSGNGYDWFGFLQPPYLGYCSYWGFCYSVADTTYFPENGEACALPTAIPTHVAGTTIPRIHPNPASDLLVLEIPLGALHVRVMGATGAEVWRMEHPPTGRMSIPLSAFEAGAYVVEVRTGSAVSSRRFIVARP; from the coding sequence ATGTCCTACACGTTCAGTCGGTTGTTCCGATCCCTGGCCACGACCCTCGTCGCCGGATCGTTCAGCGCCAGCGTGATGGCCCAGTCCAACGTGTGGTTGGCCGACGGCACGGTCTGGATGGAAGGGTATTGGTGCTGTCCTCCGGGCACACCGACATGCGGCGATATGGTCAAGGACCGACGGGTGGTGGATGGAGACACCTTGATCAATGGGCACCTCTACAAAAAGGTCTATCAGTCCAGCTTGATCATAGAAAAGGACTGCGGTGTACCCCCGGGTACCTGCGTAGGTACGGTGATCGTTGACGACCACGGCGTGCCATCCTTGTTCCTCCGCGATACCCTCGGCTCGATGTATCGCCTGGTGAATGGCGTGGAGCACTTGTTGTACGATATGGACCTGGAGGTGGGTGACACCGTTGTGCAGACCGTGATGTGGCCCTGGCCCAGCGCTGTCGTGCTTTCCATCGACAGCGTTGTTGTTCAAGGTTCGTTCCGAAGGAGATTCCAGACCGGCCAGTTCTCCCTTATCGAGGGCGTGGGTTGGAGCGGGAACGGGTACGATTGGTTCGGCTTTTTACAGCCCCCATACCTCGGATATTGCAGCTACTGGGGCTTCTGCTACAGCGTGGCCGACACCACTTATTTTCCGGAGAACGGGGAGGCCTGTGCCCTACCCACGGCCATACCAACGCACGTCGCGGGAACCACCATCCCCCGGATCCATCCCAACCCGGCGAGTGATCTCCTTGTTCTGGAGATACCGCTCGGTGCGCTGCATGTGAGGGTGATGGGCGCCACGGGTGCCGAGGTGTGGAGGATGGAGCATCCGCCGACCGGTCGGATGTCGATCCCGCTCAGCGCTTTCGAAGCCGGGGCCTACGTGGTGGAAGTGCGCACGGGGTCGGCCGTGAGCAGCCGGCGCTTCATCGTCGCCCGACCTTGA
- a CDS encoding dCMP deaminase family protein, protein MQQEALVYADPRKQERYDRAYMRMAQEWAKLSHCTRKKVGALIVREGMIISDGYNGTPTGFPNDCEDENGMTLWYVLHAEANAIMKVARSTNNARGATLYLTHSPCKECSKLILQAGIKRLVYLTAYKDPSGLDLLARGGVALQQLDPDPA, encoded by the coding sequence ATGCAGCAGGAAGCCCTCGTCTACGCCGACCCCCGGAAACAGGAACGCTACGACCGTGCCTACATGCGCATGGCCCAGGAATGGGCGAAGCTGAGCCACTGCACGCGCAAGAAGGTGGGCGCCCTCATCGTACGCGAAGGCATGATCATCAGCGACGGCTACAACGGCACCCCCACGGGCTTCCCCAACGACTGCGAGGATGAGAACGGCATGACGCTCTGGTACGTGCTGCACGCCGAGGCCAACGCCATCATGAAAGTGGCCCGAAGCACAAACAATGCGCGGGGAGCGACGTTGTACCTCACGCACTCGCCCTGCAAGGAATGCAGCAAGCTCATCCTGCAGGCCGGCATCAAGCGCCTGGTGTACCTCACCGCCTACAAGGACCCCTCCGGGCTTGACCTGCTGGCCCGCGGCGGAGTGGCCCTGCAGCAATTGGACCCCGACCCCGCATGA
- a CDS encoding glycine--tRNA ligase encodes MSNQEDRLKTLIGHAKEYGFVFPSSEIYDGLSATYDYGPYGAELKNNIRRYWWEAMTKLNENIVGIDAAIFMHPTTWKASGHVDAFNDPLIDNKDSKKRYRADVLLEEHMAKYADKIEKEVEKGRRKFGEAFDEAQFRATNPNVKRSQERIDAVEGRMKAALEANDLAALRQLIIDEEIKCPISGTGNWTDVRQFNLMFATELGSVSGESSTIYLRPETAQGIFVNFLNVQKSARMKIPFGIAQTGKAFRNEIVARQFIFRMREFEQMEMQFFIKPGTQQEWYEHWKAKRMAWHRALGLPAENYRYHDHIKLAHYADAACDIEFKFPMGFKELEGIHSRTDFDLANHEKFSGRKLTYFDPEANESYVPYVVETSIGLDRMFLAILSAAYDEEKLDNGEERVVLRIPAALAPVKVAVLPLIKKDGLPEKARAIMDRLKLDHNCQYDEKDSIGKRYRRQDAIGTPYCITVDHETLTDNAVTIRERDSMKQERVPISEVERIVGEKVDLRGLLKQL; translated from the coding sequence ATGAGCAACCAGGAAGACCGCCTCAAGACCCTCATCGGCCATGCCAAGGAGTATGGCTTCGTGTTCCCCAGCAGCGAGATCTACGACGGCCTAAGCGCCACGTACGACTACGGCCCCTATGGTGCCGAGCTGAAGAACAACATCCGCCGCTATTGGTGGGAGGCCATGACCAAGCTCAACGAGAACATCGTGGGCATCGACGCGGCCATCTTCATGCACCCCACCACCTGGAAGGCCAGCGGCCATGTGGACGCCTTCAACGATCCGCTCATCGACAACAAGGACAGCAAGAAGCGCTACCGCGCGGACGTGCTGCTCGAGGAGCACATGGCCAAGTACGCCGACAAGATCGAGAAGGAGGTGGAGAAGGGCCGCAGGAAGTTCGGCGAGGCCTTCGACGAGGCCCAGTTCCGCGCCACCAACCCCAACGTGAAGCGCAGCCAGGAGCGCATCGATGCCGTGGAGGGCCGCATGAAGGCCGCCCTGGAGGCCAACGATCTGGCCGCCCTGCGCCAGCTGATCATCGACGAGGAGATCAAATGCCCCATCAGCGGCACGGGCAACTGGACCGATGTGCGCCAGTTCAACCTGATGTTCGCCACCGAGCTGGGCAGCGTGAGCGGCGAGAGCAGCACCATTTACCTGCGCCCCGAGACCGCCCAGGGCATCTTCGTCAACTTCCTCAACGTGCAGAAGAGCGCGCGGATGAAGATCCCCTTCGGCATCGCGCAGACCGGCAAGGCCTTCCGCAACGAGATCGTGGCGCGCCAGTTCATCTTCCGCATGCGCGAGTTCGAGCAGATGGAGATGCAGTTCTTCATCAAGCCCGGCACCCAGCAGGAGTGGTACGAGCACTGGAAGGCCAAGCGCATGGCCTGGCACCGCGCGCTGGGCCTGCCGGCGGAGAACTACCGATACCACGACCACATCAAGCTGGCGCACTATGCCGACGCGGCCTGCGACATCGAGTTCAAGTTCCCCATGGGCTTCAAGGAGCTCGAGGGCATCCACAGCCGCACCGACTTCGACCTGGCCAACCACGAGAAGTTCAGCGGCCGCAAGCTCACCTACTTCGACCCCGAGGCCAACGAGAGCTACGTGCCCTACGTGGTGGAGACGAGCATCGGTCTGGACCGCATGTTCCTCGCCATCCTCAGCGCGGCCTACGATGAGGAGAAGCTCGACAACGGCGAGGAGCGCGTGGTGCTGCGCATCCCGGCCGCCCTTGCGCCCGTGAAGGTGGCCGTGCTGCCGCTGATCAAGAAGGACGGTCTGCCCGAGAAGGCCCGCGCCATCATGGACCGCCTGAAGCTGGACCACAACTGCCAGTACGACGAGAAGGACTCCATCGGCAAGCGCTACCGCCGCCAGGACGCCATCGGCACGCCCTACTGCATTACCGTGGACCACGAGACGCTCACCGACAACGCCGTCACCATCCGCGAGCGCGACAGCATGAAGCAGGAGCGCGTGCCCATCAGCGAGGTGGAGCGGATCGTGGGCGAGAAGGTGGACCTAAGGGGGCTGTTGAAGCAGCTCTGA
- a CDS encoding gliding motility-associated C-terminal domain-containing protein — protein sequence MLRTILLLPPLLACAPMAWAQPVNDDCASALTLCAQQPLTGNNTGAVGIPGFCPGTNSVLWYTFTTNSQGGAVNVTINGLDCPVVAGMDNELSVIVLSGDGSCQPGSFTAVGNCTQDSVDFTMTTDSLSPNTQYWVLVSGVADNGATISAQCDFGVTLGGPGADIVGVDFSAGEDVEIGEGEFAELEATGGTTYTWTPNAGLSDDAIPDPLANPSETTTYTVTTQLNGCTYSDEVLVEVIRRIQPTNTFTPNGDGHNDTWTIFGISDYPACEVTIYDRWGQRVFRDVGYTEPWDGTNGGAGLPMATYYYHIVLNTREGGSAAAYTGSITIVR from the coding sequence TTGCTGCGAACCATCCTGTTGTTGCCGCCCCTGCTGGCGTGCGCGCCCATGGCGTGGGCCCAACCGGTGAACGATGATTGCGCCTCGGCACTGACGCTCTGTGCCCAGCAGCCGCTCACGGGCAACAACACGGGCGCGGTGGGCATCCCGGGCTTCTGCCCGGGCACCAACAGCGTGCTGTGGTACACCTTCACGACCAACTCGCAGGGCGGCGCGGTGAACGTGACCATCAACGGCCTGGACTGTCCGGTGGTGGCCGGCATGGACAACGAGCTGAGCGTGATCGTGCTGAGCGGGGACGGCAGCTGCCAGCCGGGCAGCTTCACGGCGGTGGGCAACTGCACGCAGGATTCGGTGGACTTCACCATGACCACGGACAGCCTTTCGCCCAACACCCAGTACTGGGTGCTGGTGAGCGGCGTGGCCGACAATGGGGCCACGATCAGCGCACAATGCGACTTCGGGGTCACCCTTGGAGGTCCGGGTGCGGACATCGTGGGGGTGGACTTCAGCGCGGGCGAGGATGTGGAGATCGGCGAGGGCGAGTTCGCGGAACTGGAGGCCACGGGCGGCACCACCTACACCTGGACGCCGAACGCAGGGCTCAGCGACGACGCCATTCCCGATCCGCTGGCCAACCCGTCGGAGACCACCACGTACACGGTGACCACGCAGCTGAACGGCTGCACGTACAGCGATGAGGTGCTGGTGGAGGTGATCCGGCGCATCCAGCCCACCAACACCTTCACGCCCAACGGCGACGGGCACAACGACACCTGGACCATCTTCGGCATCTCGGACTACCCGGCCTGCGAGGTGACCATCTACGACCGCTGGGGCCAGCGTGTCTTCCGCGATGTGGGCTACACGGAGCCTTGGGACGGCACCAACGGCGGGGCGGGATTGCCGATGGCCACGTACTACTACCACATCGTGCTCAACACCCGGGAGGGTGGGTCCGCTGCGGCCTACACCGGGTCCATCACCATCGTGCGATGA